The Mus pahari chromosome 2, PAHARI_EIJ_v1.1, whole genome shotgun sequence genomic interval GTAGCTCTAGGAAGGCAAGGGGAACCCCAACAGGCTCTTAGAAGGGGGCTTACCGCGAATTTCAAAGGTCTGAAGGCATCAGAGTAAAAGAAGAACTTTTTATAGTCTTTGTAAATTTTGTCTCCCTTCCTCGGAGCATATCTCCTGAAATACTTCTGCTTGGTCACTGGGTCGTCCTCCAGCTGGTAATCGTTCATTCGCATACACACTTTATCCAAAAGGTCGATGAGGAACGCCTCGGACTGGGCCAGGGGAACCTACAAGAAGAACAGAACCAGCCAGGACACTTGCCCACGTCCACGCGGGTCCAATGAACAAGTGAAGGGATGGCTTCCTGCAACTGCATCGTTCTTTATGCAGCTTAAAGCAAGCTTAAATTCTAGTGAGAAAATAACGTGCTTGACAGTGGACagtaagagacagagaaatcTATTTAtagatatcatttttaaaagttgttgagTAGAGGCTGAAGCACagaaaatgggaggagaggggagcgTCGAGAGCGCATCAGTTCTGTGAGGAAGCCACACTTCTGCCCATCCCGCGTCGCGTTGCCCCCCTCGCCTTCCGGACTTCCCGAGGAGGCTATGCGGGGTCCACGCAGAGGTTGTCATGGGGCCCGGGTTGCCCCTCATCGGCCTCGGCTTGCTCTGGGAACAGCTGGCGCGCGTCCCGGGAGCCCCTCTCCCTCCGGGACCTGCCGGGGCGCGTTGGGATCCGTGCCACCACCTCCGCCCCGGGCGCGGGTCAAAGAGCACCCCGAGCCCTTGGAAACCGAGACAAAACCTTGTGCGGCGTCTAGACGGGTCAAGGTGCAGGAGGCCGGGTCCCTGCCGCTCCTTCCGGAAGGGGCGTGGAGCCGCCAAGGGCGTTCGTCCGGGCCCGCGGCTTTGcgggctttctctctctccaccctctgcTGATCAAAGAAGGAAGTTTGCATGACAACTGCGCTGAAAGGGGCTGCATGACAAATGAACTCGATTTCTGCAGTGTTGATATATCCAGCTCCTTTTGTCCCCTTTCACACGCAGTGTGAACCCTTCCGGTGCCAACGACTGCGCGACATTCACTGGCGCGCTCGGGGCGCACAAAGGGTCCCGACGTTTCCCCGCCATCTGGCCGCAAAGCCGATCCGCAATTAATTTGAAAGCGCGGATGGCGGAGCCCGAGAAGAACACTCCCAAATCGCCGCCGCCCCCAGCGTCCACCAGGAACCGACCCCAGACACGCACTTTACCCGGAGCGCAGGGACGGAGCACGAGGACCGCGCCGCACCTGCTGCGGCCCAGGTGAACCTCAGGCCACCAGGAACTCTCAAGGCTCTGGCTTCGCAAGAGCAATTAATTAAATGCGTCTGCGAACTAGAATGAGAACACTCCACAGCAGGTgtcaaggttttgtttttgtttttgtttttgtttttcaaattcactaaactaaaataaataaatgtctacagTGAAAAACCGAGATTCTACAATGGCACTTTCAAatacaaatgacatttttatcTGTGCTTTTCAAGCTTTATAAGTTGCAAAGAAGAAATTCACAGGTTTACTGGCACAACTGAAAATCGGATAGCTGATGACACTCCAGTAAACTCGGAGGGGCCACTGGGAAAGGCGCGAGATCGCAAAGGTGAATTTTCACATGAAAGATTCAAAGCAGGTCTTTAACACGAGGGCTAGGATTTTACGGGATGCCCGACTGTTGAGCATCTTTCCTTAACTGTTACATAAAAGTGTCAGTTTATAGTTGTCCACAAAGCAGGATTTTAAGTCACAGCGAAAGAGGGCCgttcataaaaaaaataaaaagaaccctAACAGCAACTAGGAagctcattctctccttcctgctcctatGAAAAAAGCAAACAGGCTATGTGTGGGAGTGGGGCAGGGTCTTGGGTGGGACGTCTCAGGCGTAGGGAAAAGGGCCCTGGGAAGACCAGTCCGGTTACCAGGTCGGAAGGTCCTCACATACTAAGCGTGACTTCGCCTCCTTAGAaactgttctgtttttcttcccttttcaagTTGACCTAATACCGGGAGCCGTGTGCAGAAGAATGCTGAGTCTTATAAGTTTGTTTTAAAGTATAACCTTACACCTTTGGATAGGGAGGCGGTGTGCCCTCCTTTAGCacaaataggtgtgtgtgtgtgtgtgtgtgtgtgtgtgtgtgtgtgtgtgtgtgtgtgtgtgtgtgcgcgcgcgcgcgcgcgcgcgtgaatttctacaggttttgttttgcctttttttttttttttttaagtctgaagATTGACAGCTTTTGAATGGCGTTAGCTAGCTAGCCTTTTGCAGTAGTCTTTAAAATCAGGCGCAGTTGCTGCTAAGGGCTTACAGGATGCTAGATAAGCATCTCCGGGTAAGGGAAAGGGAGCCCTCCCAACGTGATGGTGCCGAGGTCATTTTACCGAAGAATCTCCAAATTTTGGTCTTAAAATCCCCAAGCACCGTGTattgggaaaacattttaaaaagatgtttctcATCACAGTTCTTCATACGTGTATTAACATTACATTAATATGACTGTACTCAGCTGAACCATCTTTGGTATATTTAAAGACTGTTCATAGAATGATTGACCCCCggcccccccaaccccctacccccgATTGTTCGGATTCTAAGAGTGCAGTAAGTAGTGAGACAAGTGGAATAAGAACCAAGTCTTTCTTTGTACACAGTGAAGGTTTTGAATGGGACTTGTCAATAAAGCGACTCCCTTTGTGATCTTCCAGGAACCTCGCCTCTGCAGGCAAGGACTGTCTCAGAGATACTGGCCTCATTAAAATATGAATGGAACAGGCTGCCATCACCACTGCTGTGTCGGTAGAAAACCCGTTCATGCTTCTGGAacagttttcttcctgttttatggGGACTTTTATAGCATGTTAGAAATGTAAAAGTGATCTGGGATCTTTTCCTTACTATCCTGGGGAACTACAATCAAAGTAAACCCAACACCTCCCAGTTTTGAAGCCCTCCTACACCTCTAAATCACATGTGGCAAATGCAGTATCTACCCCACCCCCTTAGGCTTCTCCTAGCCACTGGCTTGTGAAGTGAGCAAGGCGAAACAGAGTAGGAGGTACCACACCGCAACTTTGAAACGGAAGGAAAGTATCCGAAAATTCTGGTTTGGATTTGTCCACAAGTCTGCAGCAAGAGAGTTTGTTACAAACCACTATGACTACCCTTTAATAACAGCCAATTACAGCATGCTCCATGTTTTTCattactgtgtctctgttaatCTTGTAGTAAATTTCTTGCTTGATAGCTATCACAACCAGGCAGGAATACAATTATGTCACAGCACAATGGACTTGCAGGCGCTGGTTGTGATGGGTCCCTCTTTGCCACCACAGCCTGACAGTCGCCAATAAACTTCATTCATcttcatggttattttgtacttttccttCAGACATGAAGGTGGCATTTAACCTGCTTAGTGGTTGATAATTTCATATTGTTGCAAAGATTTTCCTTTCTTGAGGATTAGTTGATGTTGCTATTATTAGAGCTTTACAGCAAATATTAGATACAGTTTAACAGTTATAACTTTCCATCTGAAAAGAATGAACTCATCACTGGTACTGGTTAAAAGTCAGTATTTAGATACAAAAAGTTACAGCACCTTACCTCACTTAGGCTTGGATTCAGAAATTCTTGTAGGCTGATGAGACATATAACTAGCCTGTGTATTAATTGACTGCTATGAGTTTGTTGTATAACATTTCTTCATTCAGTACGCAAATTATATTGACTGGTTTTATAAGACAATATTATTACTATTCTAAAGGAATTCATTTTGATGAGAAATAATAAATACGGGATTTCCAGTATTGTGCACAGCAGGGGGAAAATTAGTCACTCCTGAACCAAACCAATAAGAGACGTTCTGGtactatatttaaaaagcagCTGGAGCATTACAAAATTCTCATTACTGGTGTTTCAAGATTCCAAAAACTTCCTGTTTGTACAGGTATGTCTGTGGGTTACACAGGCCCAGCAGTCACTACAGTATccttgcttttaaagaaaaaacatttcttaCAATCTGAATATTGACTGATTTGAAAGGCTatttttgcaaatgttttctgtCCTTACCATTGGAGTATGAGAATACCTATCAGTAACATGCATTCTTAGGGAGTtgaaaaacagtagcaaaatgagaACACTGTGATTTAGGGAATTTCCTCCCAGACTCCAgtcacatttattattattattattatggaagTTATCTTCAACTTAACAGTGgcaaaagagaattttaaaaactcacagtGTGGAACAGCATTGATGACCTCTGGATGGAGGAGGCAGCTATCTAACTCAACTTGATTTCTAAAGTTAGAAAGGAcgtatatttttctcattattaagTACTAAATTGGCACTGCTGTTAGGATTCTCATTCAAAAATACTCTGCTATGTTTTTAAGCCTATTAAGTCTTGAacatataacaacaaaaaaatgatgtGCACAGATAACCACGTGAATACAGGGCCACTTTCCAAGCTCTGTGAGGTCCTGGTCCAGGTACACTTTCACCGTGAGCTTAGCTTTGTTCTGAACCTAGCGGTGGGGAGTACTGCCAGGAGGAAGCCAGAGTGCCCAGTTGCAGACCAGAGGAAGATGAAGTTGTTCATTTAAGGCTGAGCAAAGCTGGAGACCAGCCCGAGCTACAACATAAGTTTCTGAGCAGCCTGAGCTATAGTACTCGGTCTTGAaaggttaaaatttaaataaaaataaaaagattttgcTTAATCATTCATTAAATAATTACTGGGCTTTATCTATGCTACAGACAAATGCATTTCCTCaaatacaaacttttaaaaattatattattgttttattttatatgtatggatatatgcATGTCcctgtaccacatgtgtgcccacagagggcaaaattatgagctgccatgtgggtcctggaaaatGAACCTAGCCCTGTGAAAGAGCACCCAGTGCtattgactgctgagccatccctccagccccaaataaagaTTTTCCTAAAGACTCTTCGTGTTTCTAAATTAacactgaaataaaatgttttaactaGACTATGTTCCCAGTGACATCGAATGGTGGTAGTGTGGCCATGTCTATGTGTGGCTGCCGGAGACTGCTAAGCACCATTGCTGCCTCCTCAGTTTATAGTTTCCTTCCAGCCCAGCCTTGCCTTTCAGTGCCCTGTCACTGCAGACTTCTCAGTGGCTGCCTAAGCCGTCTGCTGAGCCAGCCAGGCCAAACGTGGTCCACTGCAGGAAGGGTAGCCGCACAGCTACTTTGTCTTTTCCATGCCATGGGCATGTGGCACGGATGTGGTAAGATTGCCATGTGAAGCCTGTTAAGTCTAAGAGGAAGATGGTCTGGGACTTGGTGAGTATCATCTCCACAGAAGGAAAGCACATGCAAACATCTATTCCCACATCCACAGgcatgctttcacacacacacagctgctcaGACACagccaacacatacacacatacaaacaaactcacacacatacacacatgcacgcacacatagacacttgtacatacacacaaagacaaattATGCAGAGAGTACCAACTGGCCTCTTAGCTGACAATAAACCTGAAGGCACTCTGTGACTGGCTTCTGGGTGGGGCTAGCAACGGCTGCGGTGGACTGCATACTAGGTTCCCATCCCTTATGAGACTGCTGGAATTTCTCATGAAAGTCCCTGATCACCTGGCCTCCACACCTCCATCCTGGTCTCACGCCCCCAGCTCACAGGGCTGTTTCATAGCCTAAGAACAAGCTTGTGTCTATGAATGAGTGGCTATCTCCTAGGTCCCTATCAGCTGAGGATGCCCTGTGAGCCTCGGGACACCCTGGAGAGTTGGCACAGGCTTTATGCCCCTCTCTGATGTATCCCTGTAGCGTTCATTTCCCTATTCAAAGGAACTAGGGAAAGCAGAGCTTCTGAGCTCAGGTCGCTGGCTTGAGCCCGGATCCCCTTCATATGATAGGAATCTTGGTGAGCAGAGGCTGAGCAACTCCCTGGGCCACCCACATGATCCTGCCTCTTGGCAGGCTATCTTCATAACTACAAGCAGGGGGAGAAAAGGGCTCAAACTGGGCTGAATTGAGGAATTGAGACCTTTCTACAGCATAGTGGAGCCAGCCTCTTTCCAAAGGCCAGCATGTGTCCTGATTCCTGGAGGTCACAGAGAGAAAGCTCTTCTTTccgcgcctctctctctctctctctctctctctctctctctctctctctNNNNNNNNNNNNNNNNNNNNNNNNNNNNNNNNNNNctctctctctctctctctctctctctctctctctctctccctctctctctcatctatcatctatctatctatctatctatctatctatctatctatctatctatctatctatctatctatctatctatcatccattcatccatctatctatttaacctcatctatcatctatttttatcttttaaaaatctgtctttatGCCctggctgcctcagcctcccaagttcttccTTCCATACAATTGTACCTACTGTGCCTATCTGAGACAGCTTTCCCTCTGCCCTGACAGCACTCCTAAGCTGCTGTGACTCCTTGCTTTCTGGACATGGTCCAGAGTCCTGCAGTTCTGTTTTTCAACCAACTCCAGCAGCACCTGTTTCTTGTCATGCCCACCTTAGAGGGCAGGGTGGGGCATGGGTGGAGGCTGACTGGTGTTCTCCCCAACTCTTGTCTCCAGGACCTTCTATAAATGACATGTCTATAAATAGACTTTTGGAAGAGGGAATCAAGATTAAGTGATATTTTGGGGTGTGACCCTTTTCACTGAGCATGTATGTTTCCTTACAAGAAGAGGAGATTAGAGCCCggtgaggtggcacacacctttaatctcaggtaGAAACTGGAAACCAGCATGGCCTATATTGTGAGTTCTAAGTCacccaaagctacatagtgagaccctgtctcaaaaaagtaaaataaaaaagaagagacaatTCAGACACAGATGCGCAGAAGGATTACATAGAGGGAAGACAGCATCCATAAGCCAGGAAGACTACAGAGGTGCTAGGCTCCTGGTCCGCCTCAACTCTGACTTTAGCCTCAGGAAAACTGACTAGTGTATCATCTGTGGGGCTTTGTTATGGGGACCTAGCTAACACACATGGATCCTGAAGGCTTGGCTCCCACTTTGCCGGCTATAGTACAGGTCCAACACCCTGAACATCCCTAAGGCTTAGGCTACAGTGGTTTGCTGAGATCCCAAAATGCAGAGACAGCTGTCCAGGCCAAGTCCTAAGGAAGACACCACTTGCCCAAGGAAGCGTTGCCTCCTGCCATCCTCAGGGAAGCCTGGTGCGAAAGGAGCCTTGTTGGGACTGGATTAAATACAAGAGTCTAGTCAGACTATTCTTGCCTAACTGTGGGTAAGGCTGCCAGTGACCTTTATCCTCCCAGCATCCTCTTGGGTCAGTGGGGCCATCGAAACACCATTCTGTGTTTGACGAGGCCAGGCACACTGACAAAAGCAGGGTGTTGTTATTCCTGTCTGAAGGGGAAGGCTGCCTTATAAATTATACACTTTAATGACACAAATTTCAGGAGATGGGGTGCCTCTGAACTCATCACAGGCAAGTGATGGGGAGGGGCTGTTATTCTTGGCACGTTAACAAGCACAGCTGTTGGCAAACTCTAGTCAGCACACAGGCACTCCCTGTACACCCCAAAGCTTTCACTTCTCCCTCTCCAGCATCTCCTGGCATGAGATTCTGGGATGGGTGGCAATCACTGGTTCCCCAAGCATGTTCTGGGACCAGCACTGGCAACTTTCCTTTAGGATCTTAGATGCATCACTTTGTCAAAGCTTAGTCAAGAGAGAGCAGGAGGGTGGGAAAGGTTGTTTCTTATGGTGCCTTAAaagtatcagtgtgtgtgtgtgtgtgtgtgtgtgtgtgtgtgtgtgtgtgtagggggtataTGCTTTGGAACTGGAGCTGCCTACCCATCTTAGTGCTGGGACCATAATAACAATGTGGTCAACaatgcccttaactactgaggcatctcttcagcccctgatgtgacttcaaagtgtgtgtgtgtgtgtgtgtgtgtgtgtgtgtgtgtgtgtgtgtgtgctgtatctGGAAAGAGCAGGCCAGCAAAGCCTGGAGGGAGAACCATTTAGCACTAGGACCAAGAGGTCCTGAAcccaagtaacacacacacacacacacacacttggacaacacacacacacacccacacacacacacttggacaacacacacacacacacacatttggacaacacacacacacacacacacttggacaacacacacacacttggacaacacacacacttggacaacacacacacacacacacttggacaacacacacacacacacacacacacacacttggacaacacacacacacacacacaccttagttTTGAGAGTCATTTCATCCAGAGCAGCCCCTACTGAGTGCCATAAACCCTACTATTTCATGATTTTGGCCACCTCATGATAGCAACAATGAGGTGGCCAAAATCAAGAACAAAGAGCTTAGGGTGGCAAGATGCCTTAGAGGTCAAAACACTTGCAACACAAACCTAAAACCTGAGCTGCATTTCGATCTCATGGTACAtagagagaagtgactcctgaaTGTGTTCTTTGATCTCTACATGTGTACTATGGCACATGTGTGTcttgttcacatacacacatcccgTGCAAGTGTGgtcacacatatataataattatctACTTTAAATTTTGTAGAACTTGGGTGTAGCAAGTGGAAGAGGACTTGCCTGGATGAGGCAGGGTGTGAGTTCCACTCTCGGGAAGACAAATGCAAGCAGACTGAGATGTTCACTAATGggacaggagacagaagcagggaaggggaggggtcaGGCAGTTCACTGAGCCTCTTGTGTTGTGATATCCTTTGTGCTGTTGCAAAACTGAACACTTCTCAGCACTGTTGgttctttcttaatttcattctttcctcCTGTAAGTGTCTGGGGTTCTTCAGCAGCTACTCAGGAGACATGTGCTAGGCTGAGATGCGCTAGGCTGACGCGCTAGGCTGAGATGTGCTAGGCTGTCATGTGCTAGGCTGTCATGTGCTAGGCTGACATGTGCTAGGCTGACATGTGCTAGGCTGACATGTGCTAGGCTGTCACGCGCTAGGCTGACATGTGCTAGGCTGACATGTGCTAGGCTGACATGTGCTAGGCTGAGATGCGCTAGGCTGTCATGTGCTAGGCTGTCATGTGCTAGGCTGACATGTGCTAGGCTAAGATGCCCTCCTGACTGCGTCTCCCTACTGTCTTTGGGAAAGGCTTCTCAGCAGACTCAGTCCTTCCTGACTGGAGTTGAGACATGGGTTTGGTGTTTAACATTAGGTTGCTGTACTTCTTCCCAGCTCAGAAGTTTGTCTCAGAAATATCAGGTCATGATGAGAGACAGGCTCAACTGCAAATAGAAAGGGGTCGCTGAGCCACTTGGGATGTGATGGGTGGATTATTTGGATTCACTTGGCTCTCTATACTAAGGAGCACCTCCTCAGGTTTGGATAAGAGTGAAATATAAGGCGCACATCTTagatctcagcactagggagacagagcaAAGCAAACCTCTACtaattcaagaccaacctggtccaCCCAGTGATCTCCAGGCCAGCCGAGGCTATGtaatgagaccttatctcaaaagtaTCCAAGCAAGCGAACAAAAGCCGTCAGGGACAAGCCCAATCTATGTCTGTCCCCAACAAAAGTGGCTGTGTTAGTGACTCATCCTGTCTTCATTAAATAACGTCTGACATTGTCGTTTACCTCTTCTGGAGCCATTAGTAGTTGTATGCCACAGAGTCAATGTGTTCACCAcccaagaatttaataaaacaCAAGTGTTTACTCCAGTAATGGGATCCAGACACGAAGGGAAAAATCTACTCAGAACATGAACATTCCGAGGAAACAACCCGCTCCTTCCAATG includes:
- the Cnpy1 gene encoding LOW QUALITY PROTEIN: protein canopy homolog 1 (The sequence of the model RefSeq protein was modified relative to this genomic sequence to represent the inferred CDS: inserted 2 bases in 2 codons); protein product: MQTSFFDQQRVEREKARKAAGPDERPWRLHXPFRKERQGPGLLHLDPSRRRTRFCLGFQGLGVLFDPRPGRRWWHGSQRAPAGPGGRGAXRDARQLFPEQAEADEGQPGPHDNLCVPLAQSEAFLIDLLDKVCMRMNDYQLEDDPVTKQKYFRRYAPRKGDKIYKDYKKFFFYSDAFRPLKFACEAIIEKYEDEIFELIAQEANHLADMLCNEKSDLCGTPTNSPEP